GGGTGACGGGTACCCAGGGCCAGGGCCCACGCGGAGCCGTCGGGGGCATCGACCAGTTCGGCGTGGCCAAGGGTCTGGATGGGGTGAGCCACGCGGTGTCGGTGAGTGAGGATCGGGTTGTGCGGGGCGGGCTCGAAGGGCCCCCACACCGAACGGGAACGGGCGATGGTCTGCATGTGCCCCTTCCAGCTCCCGCCTTCGGCCGAACAGAGGTAGTACCAGCCGTCCCGGGTGAAGAGGTGTGGGCCTTCGATGTCGTTGCTGCTGAAGCCGTGGGGGGCGGTGATCTCACGCAGCGGACCGAGTTGCCCCGTCTCGAGGTCAATGGTCGCCTGTACCAACGGCCCCAGGCCCTCGGGACCGAACTGCAGGGTGCGGCGGGTGTAATACCAGATTCCGTCGTGGTCGCGAAACAGTGAGGGGTCAAAACCCTCGTCGTCGATCCACAAAGCATCGGACCATTCACCAGTCGGGTCCGTGGTGCGCACGATGAAATTTCCCTGGCCCCGGACCGCGTTGGTACACGCCAGGTAGAAGACCCCGTCGTGGTGGCGAAGGGTGGGAGCGAAGAGCACCACCGGACCGTCCTGACTGTCCCGCCGATACTGCTCGGGGCGGGTGATGGCGTGACCGATCGTCCGCCAGTTGAGCAGGTCGGTGGAGTGACGGATGGTCACGCCCGGCATCAGGTCGAAAGTGGAGTTGGCCAGGTAGTAGTCGTCGCCGACCCGCACGACAGAGGGGTCGGGGCTCACGCCCCGCACCACGGGGTTGCGGTAGCCGGTGTCGGAGCTGGTGTGAGCATTC
The sequence above is drawn from the Kineococcus rhizosphaerae genome and encodes:
- a CDS encoding glycoside hydrolase family 43 protein, producing MNAHTSSDTGYRNPVVRGVSPDPSVVRVGDDYYLANSTFDLMPGVTIRHSTDLLNWRTIGHAITRPEQYRRDSQDGPVVLFAPTLRHHDGVFYLACTNAVRGQGNFIVRTTDPTGEWSDALWIDDEGFDPSLFRDHDGIWYYTRRTLQFGPEGLGPLVQATIDLETGQLGPLREITAPHGFSSNDIEGPHLFTRDGWYYLCSAEGGSWKGHMQTIARSRSVWGPFEPAPHNPILTHRHRVAHPIQTLGHAELVDAPDGSAWALALGTRHPRMAQHHALGRETFLLPVRWENGWPYVGDGGTTELHVEGTRPPSGPAAAREVPDTLWSRGWKTIGAPAAGLDAAATDARIEMPVGRDPRTSGPGPVGALLLPQTEYDQRLSVTLADLQPGSIAGVAAYADRQHCYALTVAVDATGDRTASLSRTVDDFNTLETVLLPSEGVLTLSVDAHETSYTFVVRAGHQKSHEFAGLGARLLSAETAQWFTNVSFALLALEAPKQETGERGVTITFADVTVVDLEPGRPASPVPF